In the Blochmannia endosymbiont of Camponotus sp. genome, TATTGGCAATCGTTTATTAAAAAATATTTTAGGGATCCCAATTATCGACTTAAACACAATCACTGAAGAAGTAATAATTATTGCTGTAGATCTTAGCCCATCAGAAACGGCTCAACTAAATTTAAAAAAAGTGTTAGGATTTATCACTGATGCCGGAGGAAAAACCTCACACACTTCTATCATGGCTCGTTCTTTAGAATTACCAGCCATTGTAGGAACGGGTATGATCACGAAACAAGTTTCTAACGGAGACTTTATAATACTTGATGCCTTAAACAATAAAATTTACATTAATCCAACCCCAAACATCATTAAAAATATCAATATATTAAAAGAAAAATATATTTCTGAAAAATATGAGTTAACTAAATTCAAATATCTTCCAGCGATTACTCTTGACGAGCATCAAGTACGAGTATGTGCCAATATCGGAGATACAACACACGATATCATTAGAGCCAAAGAAAATGGAGCTGAAGGAATAGGATTATATAGAACTGAATTTTTATTTATGAACCGTAATACATTACCTGCAGAAGAAGAACAATTTCAAGCTTATAAAAAAGCAGCTGAATCAATGATTAATCAAGCTGTAATCATACGTATTATGGATATTGGAGGTGATAAAAATTTGCCTTATATGAATCTTCCAAACGAAGAAAATCCATTTCTTGGATGGCGTGCAATTCGCATAATGTTAGATAGAAAAGACATACTGCATACCCAATTACGTGCTATCTTGCGCGCTTCTTTTTTTGGTAAATTACGTATAATGTATCCTATGATTATTTCTGTAGAAGAAATAAAAACCTTAAATACAGAACTAAATTTATTAAAAAAACAACTACGTAAAGAAGAAATAAAATTCGACGAAAATATTAAAGTAGGGATTATGATCGAAACTCCCGCTTCTGCAATCATCGCACATCATTTAATTAAGGAAGTAGATTTTTTTAGTATCGGAACCAATGATTTGACACAATACACTCTTGCAGTAGATCGTGGCAACAAATTAATATCTCATTTGTATAATCCTATATCTCCATCTATTTTAATATTAATCAAAAAAGTAATCGAAGCTTCACATTCTGCAGGAAAATGGACAGCTATGTGTGGAGAAATGGCAGGAGATGAGCGTACTACTTTGCTATTATTAGGAATGGGGTTAGATGAGTTTAGTATGAGCTCCATATCCATTCCACGAATTAAAAAAATAATCCGTAATTCATATTATCATGATGCAAAAAAAATAGCTAAAAA is a window encoding:
- the ptsI gene encoding phosphoenolpyruvate-protein phosphotransferase PtsI; translated protein: MISGISVSPGIAFGKALLLQEKKILINSEKIAINSIKQEINRFISGRTETSRQLKEIKNKIKNQLDSKKEAIFEGHIILLEDEELEQDIVTLIKEELFSADAAVYSVIETQAKALEKLEDEYLKERATDVRDIGNRLLKNILGIPIIDLNTITEEVIIIAVDLSPSETAQLNLKKVLGFITDAGGKTSHTSIMARSLELPAIVGTGMITKQVSNGDFIILDALNNKIYINPTPNIIKNINILKEKYISEKYELTKFKYLPAITLDEHQVRVCANIGDTTHDIIRAKENGAEGIGLYRTEFLFMNRNTLPAEEEQFQAYKKAAESMINQAVIIRIMDIGGDKNLPYMNLPNEENPFLGWRAIRIMLDRKDILHTQLRAILRASFFGKLRIMYPMIISVEEIKTLNTELNLLKKQLRKEEIKFDENIKVGIMIETPASAIIAHHLIKEVDFFSIGTNDLTQYTLAVDRGNKLISHLYNPISPSILILIKKVIEASHSAGKWTAMCGEMAGDERTTLLLLGMGLDEFSMSSISIPRIKKIIRNSYYHDAKKIAKKALSYSTTESIMHLLMQNKQ